One Solanum lycopersicum chromosome 4, SLM_r2.1 DNA window includes the following coding sequences:
- the LOC101254992 gene encoding putative pentatricopeptide repeat-containing protein At1g77010, mitochondrial, whose translation MELDLQSCARLLNTVNSNQSLPNGKQLHLVFLKRGILNSALTIANRLLQMYTRCGQMADAQLLFDEMSQRNCFTWNTMIEGYMKWGKMNNSLDLFRLMPSKNEFSWNVVILGLVKAEELGVARRLLSEMPRKNEVVWNGLIHGYAKMGFPGVALCLFKEFIDWDFREMGGASHIDSFVLATALGACADTRSADLGKQIHARIIVNEVEVDSVLASSLVNMYGKGGDLDNANYILNRMQNPDNFSLSALISAYSKRGRMDDARKIFNLITDPSIVLWNSMISGFVSCDEVLEALLLFGEMHREGVIGDSSTLASVLNACASAYALKNCLQVHVYGFKLGLLDDLVVASALIDTYAKCGCPDEASNVFNELKTQDTILLNSMITIYFNCNRIEDARQLFESMPYKSLISWNSMIIGLNQNGCPVEALDLFYRMNRMDFRMDKFSFSSVISACASIASVELGEQIFARVVIIGLDGDQIITTSLIDFYCKCGFVSDARKLFDQMMKSDEVSWNSMLMGYATNGYGNEALNLFHEMRSVGVSPTNITFIGVLSACDHCGLLEEGKRWFYSMNYDYHIDPGIEHYSCMVDLYARAGCLEEAVNLIKKMPFEADSSMWLSILRGCVAHGNKILGQLVAQRIIELDPENSGAFVQLSNIFATSEDWERSALVRRLMIEKKIHKSSGRSWSDM comes from the coding sequence ATGGAGCTAGACTTGCAATCTTGTGCTCGACTGCTCAATACTGTTAACAGCAACCAATCTCTTCCTAATGGGAAGCAACTCCACCTCGTTTTCCTCAAAAGGGGTATCCTTAACTCTGCTCTAACAATAGCCAATCGCCTTCTCCAAATGTATACCAGGTGTGGACAAATGGCTGATGCACAGTTACTGTTCGATGAAATGTCTCAGAGAAACTGCTTCACTTGGAATACCATGATTGAAGGGTATATGAAATGGGGGAAGATGAACAACTCTTTGGACTTGTTTCGTTTAATGCCTTCCAAGAATGAATTTTCTTGGAATGTGGTCATTCTTGGTCTTGTTAAAGCAGAGGAGTTGGGTGTTGCTAGAAGACTATTGAGTGAAATGCCACGGAAGAATGAAGTAGTTTGGAATGGACTTATTCATGGGTATGCGAAAATGGGATTCCCTGGGGTGGCTTTATGCTTGTTTAAGGAGTTTATAGACTGGGATTTTCGAGAGATGGGCGGTGCATCACATATAGATTCATTTGTTTTGGCAACTGCATTAGGAGCTTGTGCTGACACAAGAAGTGCTGATTTGGGGAAGCAAATTCATGCTCGTATTATAGTCAATGAAGTTGAAGTTGATTCTGTGTTGGCAAGTTCTTTAGTTAACATGTATGGAAAGGGTGGTGATTTGGATAATGCGAACTATATTTTGAATAGAATGCAGAATCCTGATAACTTTTCCTTGTCAGCGCTAATTTCAGCATATTCAAAACGTGGTCGAATGGATGATGCCAGAAAGATATTCAACCTGATAACTGATCCTAGTATTGTACTATGGAACTCCATGATTTCTGGGTTTGTGTCATGCGATGAAGTGTTAGAAGCATTATTGCTTTTTGGAGAGATGCACAGAGAAGGAGTTATAGGAGATTCCTCTACATTAGCTAGTGTATTGAACGCCTGCGCTAGTGCATATGCCCTTAAAAATTGTTTGCAAGTGCATGTTTATGGTTTTAAGCTTGGACTGTTGGATGACCTTGTCGTTGCTAGTGCGCTCATTGACACATATGCCAAATGTGGATGTCCTGATGAAGCTTCCAATGTTTTTAATGAACTCAAAACACAGGATACCATCTTGCTAAATTCTATGATTACCATATATTTTAACTGCAACAGAATTGAAGATGCGAGACAATTATTTGAGTCAATGCCCTACAAGAGCTTAATATCTTGGAACTCTATGATAATTGGTCTTAATCAAAATGGTTGTCCAGTTGAAGCACTTGATCTTTTCTACAGAATGAATAGGATGGATTTTAGGATGGACAAATTTAGCTTTTCAAGTGTGATCAGTGCCTGTGCAAGCATTGCTTCAGTTGAACTTGGTGAACAGATTTTCGCAAGAGTTGTTATCATCGGCCTTGATGGTGATCAAATAATTACTACCTCCTTAATTGATTTCTACTGCAAGTGTGGTTTTGTTAGTGATGCCAGGAAGCTCTTTGACCAAATGATGAAATCCGACGAGGTTTCGTGGAATTCTATGTTGATGGGTTATGCTACAAATGGTTACGGAAATGAAGCTTTGAATCTATTCCACGAAATGAGAAGTGTGGGTGTTTCGCCAACAAATATCACATTTATTGGTGTCTTATCTGCCTGTGATCATTGTGGTTTACTAGAAGAGGGAAAAAGGTGGTTTTATTCAATGAATTACGATTACCACATTGATCCAGGAATTGAACATTACTCCTGTATGGTAGATCTTTATGCAAGAGCTGGATGTCTCGAAGAAGCTGTGAACCTCATCAAAAAGATGCCATTTGAGGCAGATTCAAGCATGTGGTTATCCATTTTGAGAGGATGTGTAGCTCATGGTAACAAGATACTAGGACAGCTCGTGGCTCAACGCATTATAGAGCTTGATCCTGAGAATTCAGGTGCTTTCGTGCAGTTATCAAACATATTTGCTACTTCTGAGGACTGGGAAAGATCTGCTTTAGTCAGGAGGCTGATGATAGAAAAGAAAATCCATAAGAGTTCTGGTCGAAGCTGGAGTGATATGTAA
- the LOC138348220 gene encoding classical arabinogalactan protein 26-like — protein sequence MASTFCFLVVATLIMCIFIAKTPLAVSLNVERKLISATPVEFLANPPVPAASPFSEISPDIAPLLPSSGGVVPPVSSMPTIPSNPSKNPDDVMYPIGPDTAALGPSAFSPVSSAVCCVSLATYLNIAVLLLVIGLFCSS from the coding sequence ATGGCCAGCACCTTTTGCTTTCTTGTTGTAGCAACACTCATTATGTGTATATTCATTGCAAAAACACCTCTAGCAGTGTCACTGAATGTGGAGAGGAAGTTGATATCAGCAACACCAGTAGAGTTTCTTGCAAATCCTCCGGTGCCAGCGGCATCTCCATTCTCAGAGATATCTCCAGATATTGCACCTCTCTTGCCTTCTTCTGGTGGTGTGGTGCCTCCAGTTTCTTCAATGCCAACTATTCCTTCGAATCCTAGTAAAAATCCAGATGATGTGATGTACCCTATTGGCCCTGATACTGCTGCTCTTGGACCTTCTGCTTTTTCACCTGTTTCCTCCGCTGTTTGTTGTGTTTCTCTTGCAACATATCTGAACATTGCAGTACTGCTTCTAGTAATCGGCTTATTTTGTTCGAGTTAG
- the LOC101267601 gene encoding transcription factor MYB93 has protein sequence MGRSPCCDENGLKKGPWTPEEDQILVDYIDKHGHGSWRALPKLAGLNRCGKSCRLRWTNYLRPDIKRGKFSEEEEQTILHLHSILGNKWSAIATHLSGRTDNEIKNFWNTHLKKKLIQMGYDPMTHRPRTDLFANLPNIIALANLLQHHPLEDHAVRLQVEAAQLAKIQYLQFLFQSSNNYNPPLPTPSSNTQHYNTNNNNNNLGDLGAFNLTNFVKENSTPSLSNLENQTLFSNENNSCSQLLHNNQDKTHQVPFNFQTHLNNSINEISCHNFNFDQKNNSPSSPLNITNILPSPHSSSHLPPLAEISISNNQGHSSSNSTNNGADQGSSSYWPELFFEEHFMHDIS, from the exons atgggAAGATCTCCTTGTTGTGATGAAAATGGGCTTAAAAAAGGACCATGGACTCCTGAAGAAGATCAAATACTTGTTGATTATATTGACAAACATGGTCATGGAAGTTGGAGAGCCCTTCCTAAGCTTGCAG GACTTAATAGGTGTGGGAAGAGCTGCAGGTTAAGATGGACTAATTATTTGAGGCCAGATATCAAGAGAGGCAAATTttctgaagaagaagaacaaacaATTCTTCATCTCCATTCCATCCTAGGAAACAA ATGGTCTGCAATCGCGACACACTTGTCAGGAAGAACAGATAATGAGATTAAGAATTTCTGGAACACGCATTTGAAGAAGAAGCTAATTCAAATGGGATATGATCCAATGACACACAGGCCAAGAACTGATTTATTTGCAAACTTGCCTAATATAATTGCCTTGGCAAATTTACTTCAACATCATCCACTTGAAGATCATGCTGTGAGATTACAAGTAGAAGCTGCCCAATTAgctaaaattcaatatttacaATTTCTATTCCAatcttcaaataattataatccaCCACTACCTACACCCTCATCAAACACTCAACATtacaatactaataataataataataatcttggAGATTTAGGGGCatttaatttaacaaattttgTTAAAGAAAATAGTACCCCTTCTTTATCCAATCTTGAAAATCAAACACTTTTCTCCAATGAAAATAACTCTTGCTCTCAACTACTCCACAATAATCAAGATAAAACACATCAAGTCCCTTTCAATTTCCAAACGCATTTGAATAATAGTATTAATGAAATTAGTtgtcataattttaattttgatcaaaaaaataattcaccTAGTTCCCCATTAAATATTACTAATATTCTCCCTTCTCCACATTCTTCAAGTCATTTGCCACCTTTGGCTGAAATTTCAATTAGCAATAATCAAGGACATTCCAGCAGTAATTCAACTAACAATGGTGCAGATCAAGGGAGTTCTTCATATTGGCCagaattattttttgaagaacACTTCATGCATGACATTTCTTGA